In the Colletotrichum lupini chromosome 4, complete sequence genome, gaAACTGGGCAGAAGGGCGGGTGCCAGTACTACCCGTCGCGCAAGATATACAAAAGGGGTATCTCGGAGAGTGCTGTGGGATACATGACCTTCCTTCTCAATGTCGCCAAGTATGAGAACATGAAGGGTCCTTGGCCTTGAACTGAAAATCGTGAACCAAACAATACAGCTCGGGCCACATATAGAGCAGGAATCAACTACTCATCTCCTCCACTTCATTTTATGGCTCTAGTCGATCATTTTGTCTATCCTGGTACCTCTATGTAGTGTCTCATGTCATTCGTGTCATCTCTCATGTCTCAGCCATTCCAACATAAGCCGTATCGATGGTTGACTCATGAGACTGTTCATACATTTCATGAGGTCGCCTGTCCAAAGTCTAGCTGCTGTAACAGTCCGTCATGAATTTCCTGCTTTCTTGGGCAAAAACCGGGCTTTCACCCCAGTGAGCATCGCCATGAAGTAGTACTGTATCTCTGCTTCAGGCGGCATCTCAACCTCCAAATCAAAGTGCTCCATAAGCGCCGGTATCGTCTTGTAAACGATCAGCTCCGCGAGGTGTCGTCCGGGACACATCCTTCCGCCCCCGCCCCAAGTAAGATTAAACCGTTCCATACCCTTGAGATCCCTTTCCGTGTCCAGCCAGCGGTCCGGATGATATTCTTCCGCGTCTGGGCCGAATATTAAAGGGTTCCTGTGTAGTGAGACAGGGTTGCAGCCGACGGTAGTCCCGGATGGAAAGGTCTTTCCATGGACCGTAAGTCCTTCAGGGGGCACCGTGCGGGGCAGAGCCATCCCGAGGACAGGATATAACCGTTGCGCTTCTTTAATGGCTGCTTGCGTATAGTCTAAGCGGATGGCGTTATCATACACCTTTGGGTCTTCGGCCGCGGAGCAAACTTCCTCGGAAATCCGTTTCTGCGCCTCAGAGTGTGATCCGATCATGGACATGATGGACGTCAACGCGGAACACATGGTCTCATGTCCGGCCCCGAAATTAGTGATGGCCATCCGACGGAGATACTGCTCCGTGAATTCGGGCTTGTCCTTGTGTAGCTGGATCAGATCCACGAGGAAGTCTTCTTTGCGATCATTCTTCGAGACCGGCTTGTTCGCCAAGGACGAGGTGACCCTCCGCGAGACCTGCCGGTAGACGCCGGTGAAGAATGGCTTGAAGTTCTTTGGTGTCTTGTACGTCACGCGCCAGAGGTTAGCAAACGTTCTCCCGCATGCTTTGGAGAACAGCTCCGCCTTCACGGCAAGAGGGAAGAGCCCAAAGACGGATTTGCGTCGCCAGCCGAGGTAGCCGTGGGTGCTGGAAGAGTGGTCTGTGTGGTCGCGGAGGTAGTTTGGTGACCAGGTTAGGACGACAGCTGAGAGGGACTCGACGGCTATGATGTGCATCCATTCCTTGAGGTCTACTTCGGCGCCGTTGAGAGAACGGAGCGTGGCTATCACTCGAGCTAGGACTGCGTCGAGAGCAGGTTCGTGCCGTTTGAGGTATGCTGTCTGGTAGAGCGGTCCGATGAGACGCCGTTGTAAGCGGTATCGTTGCGTGTTACGTTCGGATAGCAAGTCTAGTGTATCTGGGGACGAAAAGTTCGGAAAGGGTGTAAAAGCGATATCTGGTCTTTGGAGGGCAGTTGACACTGTAGACTTTGTGTAAGCTGGGAGTGAAGTGAGATGAGGAATCTCATAACGTACAATAGAAATCGGACTTTTCATAACCACTACCGGCTCCTGTAACCGAGTGAGCATGAGATGAGACCTTCTTCACAAGATACAGTCAACATACGATAAATGTGCTTGAATGCATCTACAGAATCGAACCAAACCTCATTCGGCCCAACTCTCACGACCGGCCCGTACCGCTTATGAAGCGTCTTTCCCAGCGTGAGCATACGCCCGTTGCGAACATGGTAAGCATACCACACATTCGAAATGGCAGCGAGTCTGGGCCCAGGTACGCGAGCCAAAGGGTGAAGAAACAGACGGTACCCAACAACAATGAAAGTGACGAGGATGAGTGAGGATGACGTGAGTAGCACTACGTTACGGAGAAACGATACTACGCCGTAGACGCCGAGCAGCGGGCTGTATCCTCCGAGCGCCGGAGAAGGCATCGCAAACCCGGCGCTTCGCACGGGAGCGCGCGATAAGGGGTTGGACGGGGGCGAgatgtaaggtaaggtaggatgAGTGAGGTAATACGGATAATGTGGGTGAATATGTGAGGGAGGCAGGGTGCGCGTGATGCGGCGGTTGTGGCTTTGCAGCAAGCGGCGCGCCGCAAAGCAGAGAAAAATTTCGCGGGGGGGCGCTGGTGGGAGAGCTGCGGCGCGCACACGCCATTCGGACCGGCCCCACTGTCCGGAACGGGGAATCGAATAGGGGGCTGAGCCAATTGGCTTTCGGGCGTCGCCGCTGGGTTTCCCTTGCATTCTTTACAGATACACCCATGCCTACTACCTTAGTCTCGACTGTGTATTCGTAGGTAGTGCTACGGTGTATTGCATCTCTTTACCTCAGCTACGACTTGAATGGCAAGGCAAGGGGGGAGAAGGGCTCCGCTCAGGGCTAGATTTCTTGGTCTGCTTTAGAAGGGACCTGAGAAGCTTACGCTTGTGCGGCTGGGATCACA is a window encoding:
- a CDS encoding cytochrome P450, with product MPSPALGGYSPLLGVYGVVSFLRNVVLLTSSSLILVTFIVVGYRLFLHPLARVPGPRLAAISNVWYAYHVRNGRMLTLGKTLHKRYGPVVRVGPNEVWFDSVDAFKHIYRAGSGYEKSDFYYTLDLLSERNTQRYRLQRRLIGPLYQTAYLKRHEPALDAVLARVIATLRSLNGAEVDLKEWMHIIAVESLSAVVLTWSPNYLRDHTDHSSSTHGYLGWRRKSVFGLFPLAVKAELFSKACGRTFANLWRVTYKTPKNFKPFFTGVYRQVSRRVTSSLANKPVSKNDRKEDFLVDLIQLHKDKPEFTEQYLRRMAITNFGAGHETMCSALTSIMSMIGSHSEAQKRISEEVCSAAEDPKVYDNAIRLDYTQAAIKEAQRLYPVLGMALPRTVPPEGLTVHGKTFPSGTTVGCNPVSLHRNPLIFGPDAEEYHPDRWLDTERDLKGMERFNLTWGGGGRMCPGRHLAELIVYKTIPALMEHFDLEVEMPPEAEIQYYFMAMLTGVKARFLPKKAGNS